The following nucleotide sequence is from Deinococcota bacterium.
GGGCTGAATGGAGCAAAATCTACTCCTTCCTCCCTAGTTTCGTCATCAGCAGGGGAATAAGCGTGAAGCACCCGGACGAGAGCCTCATCCTCTCCAGGAGGGGTTGTCACCTCATCCGTAAAAATGAGAACACGTAACCCTTGCTCAACTTCTTCAACTGTCTCAGCTTCTTCCTCAGGTACTTCTTCGCCTACTTCTTCAGCCGCTTCTTCAGGCGTTTCCTCTGGTTCTTCAACTGTTTCAGTTTCTTCCTCAGGTACTTCTTCGCCTACTTCTTCAGCCGCTTCTGCAGGCGTTTCCTCTGGTTCTTCAACTGTTTCAGTTTCTTCCTCAACTGCATCTTCAACTGCCTCAGCTACGCCGCTCAGCACGACCAGAGTGTAGTGGCGACCAGCTTCAAAATCATGCGAGTCGCTGGCGACTTCTTCACCTTCAACCAAAACAGTTATATTCACGGTGCCGGAGGACACAGGCTGGTAGTCACTCACCGCTCTAAAAGCAACAACTTCAAAGCTCGACTCACCATCAACGCTAATCTCGAGCTCGGGTGTGTCCGGATCGAGGTGGGCTACCCGCACCATCGCCTGAGCATTTCCAGCAGGCTCCTCAGCTTGCTGCGCGAATATCATGCCATAGATTGTCATCAACATCACTATGAGTAGTTTTTTCATGTGAATTCTCCTTTCCTACTTCTAAAGACAATACAACTTTATCCGTAGAAGGGCAATAGATAACATGCATCAGGGGTGCAAGTCACCTGGTAATGGTTCAGCTTTTGCTTCCAAGAGCTATGCAAGACGTAACCGTTCATGACCTATAGGTTGACTTTGAGCGAGTCCCAACAAAAGCAATTGAGCACGGCGTGTCTGAGAAGTTCTCGGGAAAGTCAACCAATTGTACCGCATGGGCTTATACCTACTATCAATAGTACTTCCTCTCGCCTTATACCCCCTGAACAGTTACTGCAAGACTTTAGCAGAGTGAAATGGAGATGGCCCAAAGTGATATCTCGAAAATCCTTTTGATTAAGGCGCGTCGGCCCTGGCGCTAATCGTTCTCACCCAGAGCTACCGCCCGCTCAAAGACCTCGCCAGCCTCCCGGCCGCGGCCGCAGCGCTCGAGCACGTCGCCCAAGCCCTGCCAGGCCGCCTGCGAACGGGGGTCGTGCTCGGTCGCCCGGCGAAAGAACCCCATGGCCGCTTCGGGCTTGTCCGCGGCCAGCGAGGCCGCGGCGGCGAAGAGCAGGAACGCCGTCTGCTCGTCCTTGAGCGCCTGGCGCATGTCGTGAATCCAGGGCGAGTCGAAGCCGGACAGGAACTCACCCCGGTAAGCGGCCAGGGCCTCCTCGAAGGCGGCCGGGGTCTTGAGCTCCCTGGCCCTTACGCTGAGCTGGCGGTACTGCCCCACGTCGTAGTGGACGTCGAAGCGGCTGTGCAGGTAGTAGCGGCGGTTGCTCGACTCGACGAGCTCGTCGCCGATCACCTTTCTGAGCCGGTAGAGGGTAGTGTGAAAGGATGAACTGGCTTTGGCCTCGTTCTTGCCGGGCCAGAGGGCTTCGGCGACTTGCCAGGTGGTCACGCCGGCGCGGTTTTCCAGCAGGTAGAAAAAGAGTTCCAAGGCCTTTTGCGAGTCCCAGACCAGAAGCCGACCATCGCGGCTCACCTGGACCCTGGCCATCGCCGTGACCGCGATCAGCCCCTCGACCGGCCGCTTGAGCTCCTGCACGCGCTGCAGGCGCACGCCGACGGCGCGAGCGAGGTCATCCGGCGCGAAGGGCTTGGTGAGGTAG
It contains:
- a CDS encoding DUF4397 domain-containing protein, whose product is MKKLLIVMLMTIYGMIFAQQAEEPAGNAQAMVRVAHLDPDTPELEISVDGESSFEVVAFRAVSDYQPVSSGTVNITVLVEGEEVASDSHDFEAGRHYTLVVLSGVAEAVEDAVEEETETVEEPEETPAEAAEEVGEEVPEEETETVEEPEETPEEAAEEVGEEVPEEEAETVEEVEQGLRVLIFTDEVTTPPGEDEALVRVLHAYSPADDETREEGVDFAPFSP
- a CDS encoding response regulator, with product MPIPLVLAVDDDAAILKLIDLSLAETGYRVMTFSDPQEALARLGGGLRPDVIVSDVSMAEMDGFEFCKRVQTMANLDVPFLFLSAMTERSHVRRGMSLGADDYLTKPFAPDDLARAVGVRLQRVQELKRPVEGLIAVTAMARVQVSRDGRLLVWDSQKALELFFYLLENRAGVTTWQVAEALWPGKNEAKASSSFHTTLYRLRKVIGDELVESSNRRYYLHSRFDVHYDVGQYRQLSVRARELKTPAAFEEALAAYRGEFLSGFDSPWIHDMRQALKDEQTAFLLFAAAASLAADKPEAAMGFFRRATEHDPRSQAAWQGLGDVLERCGRGREAGEVFERAVALGEND